The Musa acuminata AAA Group cultivar baxijiao chromosome BXJ1-3, Cavendish_Baxijiao_AAA, whole genome shotgun sequence genome window below encodes:
- the LOC135637553 gene encoding uncharacterized protein LOC135637553: MEETPPSSNILARSPAEPRATRHRVRTRTRTRTRTSSLSGSASSLSSSSAATSPSASPSPRSSSVPFSWEQRPGIPKAPPLPPAAADTDAHLLLPLPPPARSQSDLSTPRKKRPSPRAPASPDPFAAALALCAKGLPDVGDEMEELWGATDAPRRVASMTDRFRLFDLYGSCKATCSVVEATVRLPRARSFGSLARRPGSTTIAGSRLAYKHVPN, encoded by the coding sequence ATGGAGGAGACGCCGCCATCTTCCAACATCCTCGCCAGATCCCCGGCGGAGCCCCGTGCCACACGCCACCGTGTCCGGACCCGGACCAGGACCAGGACCAGGACCAGTTCCCTCTCCGGCTCCGCTTCCTCCCTGTCCTCCTCTTCCGCCGCCACCTCCCCCTCCGCATCCCCCTCCCCCCGCTCCTCCTCCGTCCCATTCTCCTGGGAGCAGCGCCCGGGCATCCCCAAAGCGCCCCCACTCCCCCCCGCCGCCGCCGACACCGACGCCCACCTTCTCCTCCCACTCCCTCCCCCGGCCCGGTCCCAGTCCGACCTCTCCACCCCGCGCAAGAAGCGCCCCTCGCCGCGGGCCCCCGCCTCCCCCGACCCGTTCGCGGCCGCCCTCGCCCTGTGCGCCAAGGGCCTTCCCGACGTCGGCGACGAGATGGAGGAGCTCTGGGGGGCCACCGACGCCCCGCGGAGGGTGGCGTCCATGACCGACCGCTTCCGGCTCTTCGACTTGTACGGCTCCTGCAAGGCCACGTGCTCCGTCGTGGAGGCGACGGTGCGTCTCCCCCGGGCTCGCTCCTTCGGTTCGCTCGCCCGCCGGCCCGGTTCAACCACCATCGCCGGTTCGAGATTGGCATACAAACACGTCCCAAATTAG